A window of the Bacteroides thetaiotaomicron VPI-5482 genome harbors these coding sequences:
- a CDS encoding glycoside hydrolase family 88/105 protein, with protein sequence MKKLYATLFSALVVGCAVCAGCTTKKVSSSAEVVDIIHKVNGYWQTNHPEHGRSFWDNAAYHTGNMEAYFLTNKPEYLEYSKGWAEHNEWKGAKSDHKANWKYSYGESNDYVLFGDYQICFQTYADLYNLEPDTHKIARAREVMEYQMSTPNNDYWWWADGLYMVMPVMTKLYNITKNPLYLEKLHEYLAYADSIMYDEEAGLYYRDGKYVYPKHKSVNGKKDFWARGDGWVLAGLAKVLKDLPETDKYRQEYIDRFRTLAKSVAACQQPEGYWTRSMLDAQHAPGPETSGTAFFTYGLQWGVNNGFLDSAHYQPVVEKAWKYLSTVALQPDGKIGYVQPIGEKAIPGQVVDANSTSNFGVGAFLLAACERVRYLESLIQH encoded by the coding sequence ATGAAGAAATTGTATGCAACTCTTTTTTCCGCACTGGTGGTAGGCTGTGCGGTGTGTGCCGGTTGCACAACCAAGAAAGTTTCATCTTCGGCAGAAGTGGTTGACATTATTCATAAAGTCAATGGCTACTGGCAGACAAACCATCCGGAACACGGGCGTTCTTTCTGGGACAATGCCGCTTATCATACCGGAAACATGGAGGCTTACTTCCTGACCAACAAACCGGAATACCTGGAATACTCAAAAGGATGGGCGGAACATAATGAGTGGAAAGGCGCTAAATCGGATCATAAAGCCAACTGGAAGTACAGTTATGGCGAAAGCAATGATTATGTACTGTTCGGCGATTATCAGATCTGTTTTCAGACGTATGCCGATTTATATAATCTGGAACCGGATACACATAAGATAGCCCGTGCCCGTGAGGTGATGGAGTATCAGATGAGTACACCCAACAATGATTATTGGTGGTGGGCGGATGGTTTATATATGGTAATGCCTGTGATGACCAAACTATATAATATCACAAAAAATCCACTTTACCTGGAGAAACTGCATGAATACCTCGCTTATGCAGACAGTATCATGTATGATGAAGAAGCCGGACTTTACTATCGCGATGGAAAATACGTATACCCCAAGCACAAAAGTGTGAATGGTAAAAAGGATTTCTGGGCACGTGGTGATGGCTGGGTACTGGCGGGGCTGGCGAAAGTCTTGAAAGACCTTCCGGAAACAGATAAGTATCGTCAGGAATATATAGACCGTTTCCGTACATTGGCAAAATCTGTTGCGGCCTGTCAGCAACCTGAAGGGTATTGGACGCGTAGTATGCTCGATGCGCAGCATGCACCGGGACCCGAAACAAGTGGTACGGCATTCTTTACGTACGGTCTGCAATGGGGGGTCAATAACGGTTTCCTTGACTCCGCCCATTATCAACCTGTAGTTGAGAAGGCATGGAAATATTTGTCAACAGTTGCTTTACAGCCCGACGGAAAGATCGGTTATGTGCAACCCATCGGCGAGAAAGCCATACCGGGGCAAGTCGTAGATGCTAATTCTACTTCAAACTTCGGAGTCGGTGCTTTCCTGCTGGCAGCTTGTGAAAGGGTACGTTATCTGGAATCACTTATTCAGCATTAA
- a CDS encoding GNAT family N-acetyltransferase, translating into MTTKEKVKALWQLCFDDNEEFVEMYFRLRYKNEINIAIESGDEIVSALQMIPYPMTFCGDTVQTSYISGACTHPDFRGNGVMRELLSQAFAKMLRNGTYFSTLIPAEPWLFDYYTRMGYASVFQYSVKEITVPEFIPSKEITVTSEIGCQKEVYEYLNSKLSGRTCCIQHSFEDFQVVMADLILSDGILVTARSENQINGLAIVYRRDKQLIISELFAETKDAEHSLLHHIKQFTGCRHMTQLLPPEKEQTQYPLGMARIINAKEVLQLYASAFPEDEMQLEVSDKQLSVNNGYYYLCNGKCMYSTERLPGAHIPMNISELTGRIFQALRPYMSLMLNK; encoded by the coding sequence ATGACGACAAAAGAAAAGGTTAAGGCATTATGGCAGTTATGTTTCGACGACAATGAAGAGTTCGTTGAAATGTACTTTAGGCTGCGCTATAAAAACGAAATAAACATTGCTATCGAAAGTGGGGATGAGATTGTTTCCGCTCTTCAGATGATTCCTTATCCGATGACTTTCTGCGGAGATACCGTACAGACCTCTTACATTTCAGGAGCCTGCACTCATCCGGATTTTCGCGGAAACGGAGTGATGCGCGAATTACTCTCCCAAGCCTTTGCAAAGATGCTTCGTAACGGAACGTATTTCAGTACATTGATTCCTGCCGAACCTTGGTTATTCGACTATTACACCCGGATGGGATATGCTTCCGTATTCCAATATTCGGTTAAAGAGATTACCGTACCGGAATTTATTCCGTCTAAAGAAATAACAGTCACCTCTGAAATCGGATGTCAGAAAGAAGTTTACGAATATCTAAACAGCAAACTTTCCGGACGCACTTGCTGCATCCAGCACTCCTTTGAGGATTTTCAAGTAGTCATGGCGGACCTTATCCTCAGTGACGGAATTTTGGTTACTGCCAGATCAGAGAATCAAATCAATGGATTGGCTATTGTATACAGAAGAGATAAGCAATTAATTATCAGCGAGCTTTTTGCAGAAACCAAAGATGCCGAGCACAGTTTGTTGCACCATATCAAGCAATTTACTGGATGCAGGCACATGACTCAGTTGCTTCCTCCGGAGAAAGAACAGACGCAATATCCGTTGGGGATGGCGCGAATCATCAATGCCAAAGAAGTGCTGCAACTGTATGCCTCCGCTTTTCCTGAGGACGAAATGCAACTGGAAGTATCAGATAAACAATTGTCAGTAAATAATGGCTATTACTATCTGTGTAATGGCAAATGTATGTATAGCACCGAGCGTTTGCCCGGCGCACATATACCAATGAATATCAGTGAGCTGACAGGAAGAATATTTCAGGCACTACGACCTTATATGAGTTTAATGCTGAATAAGTGA
- a CDS encoding DUF2156 domain-containing protein: MIPFKDITLADRDTITAFTMKSDRRNCDLSFSNLCSWRFLYDTQFAVIDDFLVFKFWAGEQLAYMMPVGNGDLKAVLRKLIEDADKEKHNFCMLGVCSNMRADLEAILPERFIFTEDRAYADYIYLRSDLATLKGKKFQAKRNHINRFRNTYPDYEYTPITPDRIQECLDLEAEWCKVNNCDQQEGTGNERRALIYALHNFEALGLTGGILHVNGKIVAFTFGMPINHETFGVHVEKADTSIDGAYAMINYEFANRIPEQYIYINREEDLGIEGLRKAKLSYQPVTILEKYMACLKDHPMDMVRW, translated from the coding sequence ATGATTCCATTTAAAGACATTACACTAGCTGATAGAGACACAATAACTGCATTCACCATGAAAAGTGACCGCCGAAACTGCGATCTTTCATTTTCCAACCTCTGTAGCTGGAGATTCTTGTACGATACTCAATTTGCAGTCATCGACGATTTTCTGGTATTCAAATTTTGGGCCGGCGAACAACTGGCATATATGATGCCTGTAGGAAACGGCGATCTGAAAGCTGTATTACGGAAATTAATCGAAGATGCGGATAAGGAGAAGCATAATTTCTGTATGTTGGGAGTTTGCAGCAATATGCGCGCCGACCTCGAAGCGATTTTACCCGAACGGTTCATTTTCACGGAAGACCGTGCCTATGCCGACTATATATATTTAAGGAGTGATCTGGCTACCTTAAAAGGAAAGAAATTTCAGGCAAAGAGAAATCATATCAACCGGTTCCGTAATACGTATCCCGATTACGAATATACACCGATTACGCCCGACCGTATTCAAGAATGTCTGGACCTGGAAGCCGAATGGTGCAAAGTGAACAACTGCGACCAGCAGGAAGGAACGGGAAATGAACGTCGTGCCCTCATTTATGCATTACATAATTTCGAAGCACTCGGTCTGACCGGAGGCATTCTCCACGTCAACGGGAAAATTGTAGCATTTACTTTCGGGATGCCTATCAACCATGAAACATTCGGGGTACATGTAGAAAAGGCAGATACCAGCATTGACGGTGCTTACGCCATGATTAATTACGAGTTTGCCAATCGCATTCCCGAACAGTATATCTATATCAACCGGGAAGAAGATTTAGGTATTGAAGGCTTACGCAAAGCAAAGCTGTCTTATCAACCGGTAACTATTCTCGAAAAGTATATGGCTTGTCTGAAAGACCATCCTATGGATATGGTCAGATGGTAA
- a CDS encoding LrgB family protein, translated as MSFLENNFFLLAVTFGVFFFAKLLQKKTGLVLLNPILLTIAVLIIFLKMANISYETYNQGGHLIEFWLRPAVVALGVPLYLQLEMIKKQLLPILLSQLAGCIVGVISVVLIAKFMGASQEVILSLAPKSVTTPIAMEVTKAIGGIPSLTAAVVVAVGLLGAICGFKTMKIMHVGSPIAQGLSMGTAAHAVGTSTAMDISSKYGAYASLGLTLNGIFTALLTPTILRLLGVL; from the coding sequence ATGAGCTTTTTAGAAAATAATTTCTTTCTGCTGGCTGTCACTTTCGGCGTTTTCTTCTTTGCCAAATTGCTTCAGAAGAAAACGGGGCTGGTACTGCTGAACCCGATCTTACTCACCATTGCCGTTCTGATTATCTTCCTTAAAATGGCCAATATCTCTTACGAGACTTACAATCAGGGAGGGCATCTCATCGAATTCTGGTTACGCCCGGCTGTGGTAGCTTTGGGAGTCCCTTTATATCTTCAGCTGGAAATGATTAAGAAACAGTTGCTGCCTATCCTCTTGTCTCAACTGGCAGGGTGCATCGTCGGAGTGATCTCTGTGGTATTAATCGCCAAGTTTATGGGAGCTTCACAAGAAGTCATTCTTTCATTGGCACCTAAATCCGTAACGACTCCGATTGCCATGGAAGTGACCAAGGCTATCGGAGGTATCCCGTCACTGACGGCAGCCGTTGTAGTAGCGGTAGGTTTACTGGGAGCCATCTGCGGATTTAAGACAATGAAAATCATGCACGTAGGCAGTCCGATAGCCCAAGGGCTTTCGATGGGAACAGCCGCCCACGCTGTCGGCACTTCCACTGCCATGGACATCAGCAGCAAATACGGGGCGTATGCCAGCCTGGGATTGACACTGAATGGAATATTCACCGCATTACTGACACCGACTATCCTGCGATTATTAGGTGTTTTGTAA
- a CDS encoding CidA/LrgA family protein encodes MIRQCAILFGCLALGELIVYLTGIKLPSSIIGMLLLTLFLKLGWIKLQWVQGLSDFLVANLGFFFVPPGVALMLYFDVIAAEFWPIVIATIVSTALVLVVTGWVHQIVRKFRVARQIKLASSLRLSDFHLSDKLHLKNKTNLMDKDK; translated from the coding sequence ATGATACGTCAGTGCGCCATTTTATTTGGCTGTTTGGCTTTGGGTGAATTAATCGTTTATTTAACAGGGATCAAGCTCCCCTCCAGCATTATCGGTATGCTGCTGCTCACCCTTTTTTTGAAATTAGGCTGGATCAAACTGCAGTGGGTGCAGGGATTGTCCGACTTTCTGGTAGCTAATCTGGGCTTCTTTTTCGTACCTCCCGGAGTAGCATTGATGTTGTACTTCGACGTTATTGCGGCAGAATTCTGGCCTATCGTCATCGCAACAATCGTTAGCACGGCTCTCGTGCTGGTCGTAACGGGATGGGTACACCAGATTGTCCGTAAATTCAGAGTGGCACGTCAGATTAAACTGGCGAGTAGCCTACGCTTATCAGACTTTCACTTGTCCGACAAGCTACATTTAAAAAACAAAACTAACTTAATGGATAAAGACAAATGA
- the pta gene encoding phosphate acetyltransferase — protein MLNLINQIVARAKADRQRIVLPEGTEERTLKAANQILTDEVADLILLGKPAEINELAVKWGLGNISKATIIDPETSPKHEEYAQLLCELRKKKGMTIEEARQLTNDPLFYGCLMIKSGDADGQLAGARNTTGNVLRPALQIIKTAPGITCVSGAMLLLTHAPEYGKNGILVMGDVAVTPVPDPNQLAQIAVCTAQTAKAVAGIENPKVAMLSFSTKGSAKHEVVDKVVEATKIAKEMAPTLDLDGEMQADAALVPEVGASKAPGSPVAGEANVLIVPSLEVGNISYKLVQRLGHADAIGPILQGIARPVNDLSRGCSIEDVYRMIAITANQAIAAKNNK, from the coding sequence ATGCTTAATTTAATCAACCAAATCGTGGCTCGTGCGAAAGCAGACCGCCAACGTATTGTTCTTCCGGAAGGAACTGAAGAACGCACATTAAAAGCTGCCAATCAGATTTTGACAGATGAAGTTGCTGACCTTATTTTACTGGGTAAACCCGCTGAAATTAACGAACTTGCAGTGAAATGGGGACTGGGTAACATCAGCAAAGCTACTATTATTGATCCTGAAACTTCTCCGAAACACGAAGAGTATGCACAATTGCTGTGCGAACTTCGCAAGAAGAAAGGCATGACTATTGAAGAAGCCCGTCAATTGACGAATGATCCTTTGTTTTATGGTTGTTTAATGATTAAGAGCGGTGATGCTGACGGTCAGTTGGCAGGTGCCCGCAACACAACAGGCAATGTACTGCGTCCGGCTTTACAGATTATCAAGACTGCTCCGGGCATCACTTGTGTATCCGGTGCTATGTTACTCTTGACTCATGCTCCCGAGTATGGTAAGAATGGTATTCTGGTGATGGGTGACGTTGCCGTAACTCCGGTTCCGGACCCTAACCAACTGGCACAGATTGCTGTTTGTACGGCACAGACTGCCAAAGCCGTTGCCGGTATTGAAAATCCGAAAGTGGCTATGCTGAGCTTTTCTACCAAAGGTTCCGCTAAACATGAAGTAGTGGATAAAGTAGTGGAAGCTACCAAGATCGCTAAGGAAATGGCTCCTACACTTGATCTGGACGGAGAAATGCAGGCTGATGCTGCTCTTGTTCCTGAAGTAGGCGCAAGCAAAGCTCCGGGTTCACCCGTAGCGGGAGAGGCTAACGTGCTGATCGTTCCGAGTCTGGAAGTAGGAAATATTTCTTATAAACTGGTACAACGTCTGGGACATGCCGACGCTATCGGCCCGATCCTTCAGGGTATCGCCCGTCCGGTGAATGACTTGTCTCGTGGTTGCTCTATCGAAGATGTATATCGCATGATTGCTATTACGGCTAATCAGGCTATTGCAGCAAAAAACAATAAATAA